One window of the Pelmatolapia mariae isolate MD_Pm_ZW linkage group LG15, Pm_UMD_F_2, whole genome shotgun sequence genome contains the following:
- the calm1b gene encoding calmodulin-1b has translation MADQLTEEQIAEFKEAFSLFDKDGDGTITTKELGTVMRSLGQNPTEAELQDMINEVDADGNGTIDFPEFLTMMARKMKDTDSEEEIREAFRVFDKDGNGYISAAELRHVMTNLGEKLTDEEVDEMIREADIDGDGQVNYEEFVQMMTAK, from the exons ATG GCTGACCAGCTAACAGAGGAGCAGATTGCAG AGTTCAAGGAGGCTTTCTCCTTATTTGACAAGGATGGTGACGGCACCATCACCACCAAAGAGCTCGGCACCGTCATGAGGTCGCTGGGCCAGAACCCCACAGAGGCTGAGCTGCAGGACATGATCAATGAGGTGGATGCTGACG GTAATGGAACCATTGACTTCCCAGAGTTCCTGACCATGATGGCCAGAAAAATGAAGGACACAGACAGCGAGGAGGAGATCCGCGAGGCTTTTCGGGTATTCGACAAG GACGGAAATGGCTACATTAGCGCCGCAGAGCTTCGTCACGTCATGACGAACCTGGGAGAGAAGCTAACGGACGAGGAGGTGGACGAGATGATCAGAGAAGCAGACATCGACGGAGACGGACAGGTCAACTACGAAG AGTTTGTACAGATGATGACTGCAAAGTGA